The following proteins are co-located in the Noviherbaspirillum sp. UKPF54 genome:
- a CDS encoding universal stress protein has translation MVHGYSTIGVYVDDSPQAQSRIALAAHYAVGCGAHLVGVAATGLPAYFHLGGLTGVAAAAAPAYLDQLKEQAYAALGRFARAAGRAGVQSFEKRVIEDDAGAALCLQARYSDLLVIGQHDLSDSLRGQTLTEYVMMNSACPVLIVPAEGTFTLDAPRVLLAWDGGMQAARTVHAAIPLLRQAAQVQVAIFDAEIGPQAHGEEPGADIALFLARHGVKVEVSLLSSAGDVGGALLAHTAYFGADLIVMGGYGHARFREVLLGGVTRAVLDAMTVPVLMSH, from the coding sequence ATGGTTCATGGGTACAGCACAATCGGTGTCTACGTCGACGATTCGCCCCAGGCGCAGTCGCGCATCGCGCTGGCCGCGCACTATGCGGTGGGCTGCGGCGCCCATCTGGTGGGCGTGGCGGCAACCGGTTTGCCGGCGTATTTCCACCTCGGCGGATTGACAGGTGTCGCAGCGGCGGCGGCGCCGGCCTACCTGGATCAGCTCAAGGAGCAGGCGTACGCCGCGCTGGGGCGGTTCGCGCGCGCCGCCGGCCGAGCCGGCGTGCAGTCGTTCGAAAAACGCGTGATCGAGGACGATGCGGGGGCGGCGCTTTGCCTGCAGGCGCGCTACAGTGATCTGCTGGTCATCGGTCAGCATGACCTCTCCGACTCCCTGCGGGGGCAGACGCTGACGGAATACGTGATGATGAACTCGGCTTGCCCGGTGCTGATCGTGCCCGCTGAGGGGACATTTACTCTGGACGCGCCGCGCGTGCTGCTCGCCTGGGACGGCGGCATGCAGGCCGCGCGCACGGTGCATGCCGCCATTCCCCTGCTGCGGCAGGCCGCCCAAGTCCAGGTCGCGATATTCGACGCGGAAATCGGACCGCAGGCGCATGGCGAGGAGCCGGGCGCCGACATCGCGCTGTTCCTGGCCCGCCACGGCGTCAAGGTCGAGGTAAGCCTGCTGTCCTCGGCGGGCGATGTCGGCGGCGCACTGCTGGCGCATACCGCCTATTTCGGCGCCGACCTGATCGTGATGGGCGGCTATGGCCATGCGCGCTTTCGCGAAGTGCTGCTGGGCGGCGTCACGCGCGCGGTGCTCGACGCAATGACAGTGCCGGTGCTGATGTCGCATTAA
- a CDS encoding alpha/beta hydrolase: MDKPRVDMGAALPAKAALVPGAAPDIEPPETIDRVLHAAYGRATLGISPASLALAYTDWALHLAQSPGKWQKLVEKAWRKSLRLSRYVQRRMSGEQCESCIEPLFQDRRFRDQKWQQWPFDLIHQGFLLNQQWWHNVTTGIGGVSRHHEQVVSFVARQLLDMASPVNFIATNPEALDVTMREGGQNLVRGAMNFLEDMERGVGGKPPVGTENFQVGRDVAVTPGTVVLRNRLIELIQYAPKTKNVHAEPILIVPAWIMKYYILDLSPHNSLVNFLVNQGHTVFMISWHNPGADDSGLGLEDYLRLGVLDALDAVSAIAPGRKVNAAGYCLGGTLLAIAAAYLAQRGDERLNSMSLLAAQTDFTEAGELTLFIDDSQLNYLEDIMWNQGCLDTRQMAGAFQLLRSNDLIWSRMVQQYLLGKREPMTDMMAWNADATRMPYRMHSEYLRKLFLNNDLFEGRFRVNGKPLALADIRVPLFAVGTESDHVAPWRSVYKINLAADTDITFALTSAGHNAGIVSEPGKLGRRYRVSHRRRGENYVDPDTWYLATPSIDGSWWLAWAEWLAQRSAGKSAPPPVGAKAYPASGAAPGTYVFER; encoded by the coding sequence ATGGACAAGCCACGGGTGGACATGGGGGCGGCGCTGCCGGCCAAGGCGGCGCTGGTGCCTGGCGCGGCGCCGGATATCGAACCGCCGGAAACGATCGACCGCGTGTTGCATGCCGCGTACGGGCGTGCCACCCTCGGCATTTCGCCTGCCAGCCTGGCACTGGCTTACACCGATTGGGCGCTGCACCTGGCGCAGTCGCCGGGGAAATGGCAAAAGCTGGTGGAGAAGGCCTGGCGCAAGTCGCTGCGCCTGAGCCGCTATGTCCAGCGCAGGATGAGCGGTGAGCAGTGCGAATCGTGCATCGAGCCGCTGTTCCAGGATCGCCGCTTCCGCGATCAGAAATGGCAGCAATGGCCGTTCGACCTGATCCACCAGGGTTTTCTGCTGAACCAGCAGTGGTGGCACAACGTTACCACCGGCATCGGAGGCGTGTCGCGGCACCACGAGCAGGTGGTGTCGTTCGTGGCGCGCCAGCTGCTCGACATGGCATCGCCCGTCAATTTCATCGCCACCAATCCGGAAGCGCTGGACGTGACAATGCGCGAAGGCGGGCAAAACCTGGTGCGCGGCGCGATGAATTTTCTGGAGGATATGGAGCGCGGCGTCGGCGGCAAGCCGCCGGTTGGTACGGAAAACTTCCAGGTCGGGCGTGATGTGGCCGTCACACCCGGCACGGTGGTATTGCGCAATCGCCTGATCGAGCTGATCCAGTACGCGCCGAAAACGAAGAACGTCCATGCCGAGCCGATCCTGATCGTGCCGGCCTGGATCATGAAGTACTACATCCTCGATCTGTCGCCGCACAACTCGCTGGTGAATTTCCTGGTGAACCAGGGACACACGGTATTCATGATCTCCTGGCACAACCCCGGCGCGGACGACAGCGGCCTCGGCCTGGAGGATTACCTGCGGCTGGGCGTGCTCGATGCGCTCGACGCGGTGAGCGCCATCGCGCCGGGTCGCAAGGTGAACGCGGCCGGCTACTGCCTGGGCGGCACGCTGCTGGCGATCGCCGCGGCCTACCTGGCGCAGCGCGGGGACGAGCGCCTGAACTCCATGTCGCTGCTGGCCGCGCAGACCGATTTCACCGAAGCCGGCGAGCTGACGCTGTTTATCGACGACAGCCAGTTGAACTACCTGGAAGACATCATGTGGAACCAGGGTTGTCTCGACACCCGGCAGATGGCCGGCGCTTTCCAGCTGCTGCGCTCGAACGACCTGATCTGGTCGCGCATGGTGCAGCAATACCTGCTCGGGAAGCGCGAGCCGATGACCGACATGATGGCCTGGAACGCGGACGCCACCCGCATGCCCTACCGCATGCACAGCGAATACCTGCGCAAGCTGTTTCTGAACAATGACCTGTTCGAGGGACGATTCCGGGTCAACGGCAAGCCTCTCGCGCTGGCCGACATCCGCGTGCCGCTGTTTGCGGTCGGCACCGAGTCCGACCACGTCGCGCCGTGGCGTTCGGTCTACAAGATCAACCTGGCGGCCGACACCGACATCACGTTTGCCCTCACCAGCGCCGGGCACAACGCCGGCATTGTCAGCGAACCGGGCAAGCTCGGGCGGCGCTATCGCGTGTCGCACCGTCGGCGCGGCGAGAATTACGTCGATCCGGACACCTGGTATCTCGCCACGCCGAGCATCGACGGTTCCTGGTGGCTGGCGTGGGCCGAGTGGCTGGCGCAGCGCTCCGCCGGCAAGTCCGCCCCGCCGCCAGTCGGTGCGAAGGCCTATCCGGCGTCGGGTGCGGCGCCGGGGACCTACGTATTCGAACGCTGA
- a CDS encoding NAD(P)H-binding protein, whose translation MSKVLVVGASGMVGSELVNKLRAKGHEVVRATSKTQLQPDQVHVNLATGAGLEQAFQGIDKAFFLCPPGYTNQHELLGPLIDKAREKQLQKVVLMTAMGANAVEAAPLRQAEIRLERSGLRYNIIRPNWFMQNFNTFWLHGILQAGTVFLPVGDAKASFIDARDIAAVAAELLDSGRFDNQDFDLTGGESLTHAEAAELISQATGKQIRFQDITPQAMLDGLLQAGVPADYAEFLVMILGFLKQGAAERRTDAVERITGRAPIGFAQYARDYRAAWL comes from the coding sequence ATGAGCAAGGTTTTAGTGGTCGGCGCCAGCGGCATGGTCGGTTCGGAGCTGGTCAACAAGCTGCGCGCCAAGGGACATGAGGTAGTGCGCGCCACCAGCAAGACGCAGCTGCAGCCGGATCAGGTGCATGTGAACCTGGCGACCGGCGCGGGGCTCGAACAGGCGTTCCAGGGAATCGACAAGGCTTTTTTCCTGTGCCCGCCGGGCTACACCAATCAGCATGAACTGCTCGGCCCGCTGATCGACAAGGCCAGGGAAAAGCAGTTGCAGAAAGTCGTGCTGATGACAGCGATGGGCGCCAACGCGGTCGAGGCCGCGCCGTTGCGCCAGGCGGAAATCAGGCTGGAACGCTCGGGGCTGCGCTATAACATCATCCGCCCCAACTGGTTCATGCAGAATTTCAACACCTTCTGGCTGCATGGCATCCTGCAAGCCGGTACGGTATTCCTGCCGGTGGGCGACGCCAAGGCGAGCTTCATCGATGCGCGCGATATCGCGGCAGTCGCAGCGGAGCTGCTGGACTCCGGCCGGTTCGACAACCAGGATTTCGACCTCACCGGCGGCGAGTCGCTCACCCATGCCGAGGCCGCCGAGCTGATCAGCCAGGCCACGGGCAAGCAGATCCGATTCCAGGACATCACGCCGCAAGCCATGCTCGACGGCTTGCTCCAGGCCGGCGTGCCCGCCGATTACGCGGAATTCCTGGTCATGATTCTTGGCTTCCTGAAGCAAGGCGCGGCCGAGCGCCGCACCGACGCGGTGGAAAGGATCACCGGCCGCGCGCCGATCGGCTTTGCGCAGTACGCGCGCGACTATCGGGCGGCGTGGCTGTAG
- a CDS encoding AraC family transcriptional regulator has protein sequence MPAFAYNAAMDLLADVLRQAGLQTRILQQRVFAAPAALAFPCEKSFGFHVVTQGQAFIHTPEHEAPLALGSGDVALMARGCNHVVSTQEKLPPTVLRMADAALPALPEGGKPLLTIVSGAYQVWNTPVHPFFDEMPRWYVLRAHDIERFDQVELAISMLAAETARHEVGSETVTQALLDILFTQIIRKIIAQRHATPRSWSHALQNAPIRSALELMHGDCGRDWTLDELARRVGLSRAGFAQKFKHALGTPPLQYLTTVRVQKAMDLLSNTSDKMETVSQAVGYKDAFSFSKAFKKVAGIPPKEFRARDRQDKALDWRFS, from the coding sequence ATGCCGGCATTCGCCTATAATGCGGCCATGGATCTTCTCGCCGATGTCTTGCGTCAGGCCGGGCTGCAAACCCGGATTCTCCAGCAGCGCGTTTTTGCGGCGCCCGCGGCGCTGGCCTTCCCATGCGAAAAAAGCTTCGGCTTTCATGTCGTCACCCAGGGGCAGGCGTTCATTCACACGCCCGAGCACGAGGCGCCGCTGGCGCTGGGCAGCGGCGACGTGGCATTGATGGCGCGCGGCTGCAACCACGTCGTCTCCACGCAGGAAAAGCTGCCGCCCACGGTTTTGCGCATGGCGGACGCGGCGCTGCCCGCTTTGCCTGAGGGCGGCAAGCCGCTGCTGACCATCGTCAGCGGCGCCTACCAGGTCTGGAATACCCCGGTCCATCCCTTTTTCGATGAAATGCCGCGCTGGTATGTGCTGCGCGCGCACGACATCGAACGCTTCGACCAGGTGGAGTTGGCCATCAGCATGCTGGCCGCAGAAACGGCCAGGCATGAAGTCGGTTCGGAGACGGTGACGCAGGCGCTGCTCGACATTCTCTTCACGCAGATCATCCGCAAGATCATCGCCCAGCGCCATGCGACGCCGCGCAGCTGGAGTCATGCGCTGCAGAATGCGCCGATCAGGTCGGCGCTCGAACTGATGCACGGCGATTGCGGCCGCGACTGGACCCTCGACGAACTGGCGCGGCGCGTGGGCCTGTCGCGCGCCGGCTTCGCGCAGAAATTCAAGCATGCGCTGGGCACGCCGCCGCTGCAGTACCTGACCACCGTGCGGGTGCAGAAAGCGATGGATCTGCTGTCGAACACGTCCGACAAGATGGAGACCGTGTCGCAGGCGGTCGGCTACAAGGATGCGTTCAGCTTTTCAAAGGCATTCAAGAAAGTCGCCGGCATCCCGCCCAAGGAATTCCGCGCGCGCGACCGCCAGGACAAGGCGCTGGACTGGCGTTTTTCGTAG
- a CDS encoding ferric reductase-like transmembrane domain-containing protein — protein MHHIKRPFWGLLLALSILWLLADSFLPSPFTYFSFRNVFMQYSGVLGIGVMSVAMLIATRPAWLERRWGGLDKMYRLHKWLGIAGLALAIVHWWWAQGTKWMVRWGWLARPQRKRITDVELGLVEGWLRSQRGLAESVGEWAFYATVILIALALIKRFPYRLFAKTHRWIAAVYLVLAYHAAVLLKFSDWPQPLGWVMATLLLAGTVSAALVLSGRVGAHRKTLGTVEAVTAYPDLRAIEAAVRLQEGWPGHAAGQFAFVTFDAKEGAHPYTIASAWDATARRIVFIIKALGDHTSTLREQLKEGDAVSVEGPYGRFDFHDRHARQIWIGAGIGITPFVARMKQLAQRRAHHAIDLFHPTSDFDQSAIDKLTADARAAGVRLHLLRSPRDGVLDAATIRAAVPDWRQASIWFCGPAGFGSALRKDFVGSGLRQADFHQELFQMR, from the coding sequence ATGCATCACATCAAGCGCCCTTTTTGGGGATTGCTGCTAGCCCTCAGCATTTTATGGCTGCTGGCCGACTCGTTCCTTCCCTCTCCCTTCACCTATTTTTCGTTCCGCAACGTGTTCATGCAATACAGCGGCGTGCTGGGCATCGGCGTCATGAGCGTAGCGATGCTCATCGCCACCCGCCCGGCATGGCTGGAGCGGCGCTGGGGCGGGCTGGACAAGATGTACCGCTTGCACAAGTGGCTCGGCATTGCGGGGCTGGCGCTTGCCATCGTCCACTGGTGGTGGGCGCAGGGAACCAAGTGGATGGTGCGCTGGGGCTGGCTGGCGCGGCCGCAGCGCAAGCGCATCACCGACGTCGAGCTGGGGCTGGTCGAGGGCTGGCTGCGCAGCCAGCGCGGCCTGGCCGAGAGCGTCGGCGAGTGGGCGTTTTATGCAACCGTCATCCTGATCGCGCTGGCACTGATCAAGCGCTTCCCGTACCGTCTCTTCGCCAAGACCCATCGCTGGATCGCGGCCGTCTATCTGGTACTGGCGTATCACGCCGCCGTGCTCCTCAAGTTCAGCGACTGGCCGCAGCCGCTGGGATGGGTCATGGCGACGCTGCTGCTGGCCGGCACGGTCTCCGCCGCGCTCGTGCTGTCGGGGCGCGTGGGCGCGCATCGCAAGACGCTGGGCACGGTCGAGGCAGTCACCGCCTATCCGGATCTGCGCGCCATCGAAGCCGCCGTGCGCCTGCAGGAGGGCTGGCCGGGCCACGCCGCCGGGCAGTTTGCCTTCGTCACCTTCGACGCGAAGGAAGGCGCGCATCCCTACACGATCGCCTCGGCCTGGGATGCCACCGCGCGCCGCATCGTCTTCATCATCAAGGCGCTCGGCGACCATACCAGCACGCTGCGCGAACAGCTGAAGGAGGGCGACGCGGTGAGCGTGGAAGGGCCCTACGGCCGCTTCGATTTCCACGACCGCCATGCGCGCCAGATCTGGATCGGCGCCGGCATCGGGATCACGCCGTTTGTCGCGCGCATGAAGCAACTGGCGCAGCGGCGCGCGCATCATGCTATCGACCTGTTCCATCCAACCTCGGACTTCGACCAGTCCGCGATCGACAAACTCACCGCCGACGCACGCGCGGCCGGGGTACGCCTGCACCTGCTGCGCAGCCCGCGCGACGGCGTGCTGGACGCGGCCACCATCCGCGCCGCCGTGCCCGACTGGCGTCAGGCCAGCATCTGGTTCTGCGGCCCGGCGGGGTTCGGCAGCGCACTGCGCAAGGATTTCGTCGGCAGCGGCCTGCGGCAGGCCGACTTTCATCAGGAGCTGTTCCAGATGCGCTAG
- a CDS encoding CBS domain-containing protein, translating into MATIQQSIDIRVPIHAVYNRLARFEDYPQFMDEVKGIRRLDDTHLHWTTIMANRPVEWDAEITEQETDRCIAWHNTSGPTGDGRVELQAVGQDAARVTFTLHSEPEQVPGSLAGNSEQALALQLKLDMARLKDFIEAQESPAVMPAMPSRASGLSAGQREGVAESTPGERGRPRNAPVPTSSYAAGSEGFSGEEEPGQPVASSVRAAAGQRNDPASAAQTMQQKEIVMQRISEVMTRDIRFVSPQESLQRAAQLMDELNVGALPVCDGERLVGMVTDRDITVRATAAGRAPGDTHVDEVMSTDVRWCFEDQPLDDVMRQMADTQIRRVPVVSHDDEHKLVGIVSLGDVVTKAGGRGQKQEAQQTMEKISTPSEPDRAQRQPAKAAANATPATSTTLKSRISSATGSDTGTATGLAGSDMLDTGGNEASAEIGSPMATDMATDTGATGATGTAGGRQAAREAGGPQPGTAGTGNNALGSAGRAGTVSNVAAPTDSAGRASGKGSKSQK; encoded by the coding sequence ATGGCAACCATTCAGCAATCGATCGATATCCGTGTCCCGATCCACGCGGTCTACAACCGGCTCGCCCGGTTCGAGGACTATCCGCAGTTTATGGATGAAGTCAAAGGCATCCGGCGGCTCGACGACACCCACCTGCACTGGACCACCATCATGGCGAACCGCCCGGTGGAGTGGGATGCCGAAATCACGGAGCAGGAAACCGACCGCTGCATCGCCTGGCACAACACCAGCGGCCCGACCGGCGACGGCAGGGTAGAGCTGCAGGCTGTCGGACAGGATGCCGCGCGCGTCACCTTTACGCTGCATAGCGAGCCGGAGCAAGTGCCCGGTTCGCTGGCCGGCAACAGCGAACAGGCGCTGGCGCTGCAGCTCAAGCTGGACATGGCGCGTCTGAAGGATTTCATCGAAGCGCAGGAATCGCCCGCCGTCATGCCTGCCATGCCGAGCCGCGCAAGCGGGCTCAGTGCGGGGCAGCGGGAAGGCGTGGCCGAATCGACGCCGGGCGAGCGCGGCAGGCCGCGCAACGCACCCGTGCCGACGTCGAGCTATGCGGCCGGCTCGGAAGGCTTCAGCGGCGAGGAAGAGCCCGGGCAGCCGGTGGCATCATCCGTGCGCGCGGCGGCCGGGCAGCGCAACGACCCGGCGTCCGCCGCGCAAACCATGCAGCAAAAGGAGATTGTCATGCAGAGAATTTCGGAAGTGATGACGCGCGACATCCGTTTCGTGTCGCCGCAGGAGAGCCTGCAACGCGCCGCGCAACTGATGGATGAATTGAACGTCGGGGCGCTGCCAGTATGCGACGGCGAGCGGCTGGTCGGCATGGTGACCGACCGCGACATCACCGTGCGGGCGACCGCTGCAGGCAGGGCGCCCGGCGACACCCATGTCGACGAAGTGATGAGCACCGATGTGCGTTGGTGCTTCGAGGATCAGCCGCTGGATGATGTGATGCGGCAAATGGCCGACACGCAGATCCGCCGCGTGCCGGTGGTATCGCACGACGATGAACACAAGCTGGTCGGCATCGTGTCGCTGGGCGACGTGGTGACCAAGGCTGGCGGGCGCGGGCAGAAGCAGGAGGCGCAGCAGACCATGGAAAAAATTTCCACACCTTCGGAGCCCGACCGCGCGCAGCGGCAACCGGCGAAAGCGGCAGCGAATGCAACGCCCGCAACATCTACCACATTGAAATCGCGCATCTCCAGTGCCACCGGCTCCGATACCGGGACTGCCACCGGGTTGGCCGGCTCCGACATGCTCGACACTGGCGGCAACGAGGCGAGTGCGGAAATCGGCAGCCCGATGGCGACTGACATGGCAACCGATACCGGAGCCACAGGCGCGACCGGCACCGCCGGAGGCAGGCAAGCTGCGCGGGAAGCCGGCGGTCCGCAGCCGGGAACGGCGGGGACCGGCAATAACGCGCTCGGTTCGGCCGGCAGGGCGGGAACCGTATCCAATGTCGCTGCGCCGACTGACAGCGCGGGACGCGCGAGCGGCAAGGGATCAAAGAGCCAGAAGTAA